One genomic region from Cydia pomonella isolate Wapato2018A chromosome 4, ilCydPomo1, whole genome shotgun sequence encodes:
- the LOC133516830 gene encoding uncharacterized protein LOC133516830 yields the protein MRKSHYYWSLIFFIEISGTFIDIHEIKNNILKWKQQNLQNALNFSEIGASSSGIFDFSDVKNKILQWKNQKLAALCPTNGAQLQNLLNLVCSTAQPTNITLRDGCITCFSRVTSMPEGPQELTALSACASQYFVNTTYAACATALATLASSALNVQPSGCFMGYCDFVRCLRRTNSINLVSIYFIVNPFLMFALVKII from the exons ATGAGAAAAAGTCATTATTATTggagtttaatatttttt ATCGAGATAAGTGGCACTTTCATTGATATACACGAAATcaagaataatattttaaaatggaaACAACAGAACTTACAGAACGCACTAAATTTTAGTGAG ATTGGGGCATCATCTAGTGGTATCTTCGACTTTTctgatgttaaaaataaaattttacaatggAAAAATCAAAAATTGGCTGCTCTGTGTCCGACGAAtgg GGCACAACTTCAAAATTtgcttaatttagtttgtaGTACAGCTCAACCTACCAATATTACACTAAGAGATGGATGTATAACATGTTTTTCCAGAGTTACTTCCATGCCAGAG ggtcCTCAAGAATTAACTGCATTAAGCGCGTGTGCCTCGCAGTATTTCGTAAATACGACTTATGCTGCCTGCGCGACTGCACTAGct ACATTAGCATCTTCCGCTTTGAACGTACAGCCTTCTGGTTGCTTCATGGGTTATTGCGATTTCGTGCGCTGTCTAAGAAGAACCAACTCAATTAATTTGGTAAgtatctattttattgtaaatccGTTTTTAATGTTTGCCCTAGTCAAAATTATATGA
- the LOC133516834 gene encoding vacuolar ATPase assembly integral membrane protein VMA21 homolog — translation MIEGRANELPDFQVFQTVVKYCLVIIIVPVISFFTAKIVLFDGLLRLDITTSSVYSAVVAVLVLHVTLGLYIYKAYGTADTAPPAKPVKKD, via the exons ATGATTGAAGGTCGCGCCAAT GAATTACCCGACTTTCAAGTCTTTCAGACAGTAGTAAAATACTGTTTGGTAATTATAATCGTACCGGTTATTTCATTCTTCACTGCTAAGATAGTACTTTTCGATGGCCTGTTGCGATTGGATATAACAACGAGCAGCGTATACTCCGCCGTCGTCGCCGTCCTTGTACTGCATGTGACTCTGGGACTCTACATCTACAAAGCTTATGGTACCGCGGATACCGCACCGCCTGCGAAACCAGTGAAGAAGGATTAA
- the LOC133516833 gene encoding piRNA biogenesis protein EXD1-like, translated as MDSLYMKGELLQVTTKNSEVYEGHFYSITSDKSKISLYNVKELPQGNESEGITHYYNSEVTNIIKLQKPDIQKHLKISEKECELIVNIAKKYIFINQVDNSFHEALEDLNQYSYVSVSSDGSAMGRKCKMPFLVMATSQQIYIFDIQVMQYHAFEAGLQKLLESEYPKKIVHDCRKLSDCLYHKHNVKLSSVFDTQVGDLIIQRNKQGRLPNTVKSLAECLNTYLGLQLNAIEEKLDILQCTVRPLSAAIKDTLAKNVAFMHRLSEIINEEMMLPFVRGVECFVENLRSSDDFKAWELCGKHHQLPKDFKSAIEY; from the exons ATGGACAGTCTATACATGAAAGGGGAATTATTACAAGTTACAACTAAGAACAGTGAAGTATATGAAGGCCATTTCTATAGTATTACCAGTGATAAGTCTAAAATTTCTCTTTATAATGTTAAAGAGCTGCCTCAAGGAAATGAAAGTGAAGGTATTACACATTACTATAATTCTGAAGTAactaacataataaaacttCAGAAACCTGACATTCAGAAACACCTAAAGATCTCAGAGAAGGAATGTGAGTTGATTGTTAATATTGCAAAGAAGTACATCTTTATCAATCAAGTGGACAACAGTTTCCATGAAGCTCTGGAAGATTTAAATCAATACAGCTATGTGAGTGTAAGCTCTGATGGTTCAGCGATGGGTCGCAAATGCAAAATGCCATTTCTGGTAATGGCTACTTCTCAGCAGATTTACATCTTTGATATTCAAGTGATGCAGTATCATGCATTTGAGGCTGGTTTACAGAAGCTCCTGGAGAGTGAATATCCGAAGAAAATTGTGCATGACTGCAGGAAACTGTCTGACTGCTTATATCATAAGCATAATGTCAAGTTGTCTTCAGTCTTTGACACTCAG GTTGGTGATCTCATTATCCAGAGAAATAAACAAGGCCGCTTGCCTAACACAGTGAAATCTTTGGCAGAATGCCTCAACACTTATCTCGGCCTGCAATTAAACGCCATTGAAGAGAAA CTTGACATTCTACAGTGCACTGTTCGTCCATTGTCTGCCGCTATTAAAGACACCCTTGCAAAGAACGTAGCGTTCATGCACCGTCTATCAGAAATAATCAACGAAGAAATGATGTTGCCATTTGTGCGTGGAGTGGAATGCTTTGTGGAGAACCTGCGCTCCAGCGATGACTTCAAAGCTTGGGAACTATGTGGCAAGCATCACCAATTACCAAAGGATTTTAAGAGTGCAATTGAgtattaa